The following are encoded together in the Candidatus Methylomirabilota bacterium genome:
- a CDS encoding response regulator, giving the protein MSNPNPVRILIVDDDPTVVEMLSAVLRDSKQAYAIETASKGSDAIATLFWQRPNLVLLDIKLPDMSGIEVLKRIRKADPNIPVLMVSGNATETAFAEALKHGAFAYIPKPFNVLYIDHLVAAALATRRSNRRGPVPSSS; this is encoded by the coding sequence GTGAGCAATCCGAACCCGGTCCGAATCCTGATCGTCGACGACGACCCCACAGTCGTTGAAATGCTGAGCGCTGTCCTGCGCGACTCGAAGCAGGCGTATGCAATCGAGACCGCCTCGAAGGGCTCCGACGCGATCGCGACCCTCTTCTGGCAGCGTCCGAATCTCGTCCTTCTCGACATCAAGCTCCCCGACATGAGCGGCATCGAAGTGCTCAAGCGTATCCGCAAGGCCGACCCGAACATCCCGGTCCTCATGGTGAGCGGAAACGCCACCGAGACGGCCTTCGCCGAGGCACTGAAGCATGGAGCGTTCGCCTACATCCCGAAGCCCTTCAACGTTCTCTACATCGACCATCTGGTGGCGGCGGCGCTGGCGACGCGGCGGTCGAACCGTCGCGGCCCCGTCCCCAGCTCCAGCTGA
- a CDS encoding ABC transporter permease subunit: protein MRRSARGPEGFLTPSDGATYTPESSRRILLAKIVLAWTIVFFIVFFNTFQGARSVHADLIHSARFLGANERQVMTTVIVPSALAWTFASLTPSISFALIGVVVGAFLGGESGGGLGYLIIQSLGTLNAADMMVALLTLGVIGSVMALGIKQVEMRLLRWRPEYRSRP, encoded by the coding sequence GTGCGCCGGTCGGCACGCGGTCCCGAGGGCTTTTTGACACCATCTGATGGAGCGACGTACACTCCGGAATCCTCAAGGAGGATCCTGCTGGCGAAGATCGTGCTGGCCTGGACCATCGTCTTCTTCATCGTGTTCTTCAACACGTTTCAGGGAGCGCGGAGCGTCCACGCGGACTTGATCCACTCCGCGCGCTTCCTGGGCGCCAACGAGCGCCAGGTCATGACCACGGTGATCGTCCCCTCGGCCCTGGCCTGGACCTTCGCCTCCCTCACGCCCTCCATCTCGTTCGCGCTGATCGGCGTCGTCGTCGGCGCGTTCCTGGGCGGCGAGTCCGGAGGCGGCCTCGGCTACCTGATCATCCAGTCGCTCGGCACGCTCAATGCCGCGGACATGATGGTGGCGCTGCTCACCCTGGGCGTCATCGGCAGCGTCATGGCCCTGGGGATCAAGCAGGTCGAGATGCGGCTGCTCCGCTGGCGGCCGGAGTACCGGAGCCGCCCATGA
- a CDS encoding MoxR family ATPase — protein MSDSRGSIARLEASIVRCIVGKPEVVRLAVVGLLARGHVLIEDAPGVGKTTLAAALARSIGGQFQRIQFTSDMLPSDILGVSVWQPDRAEFIFKPGPLFANIVLADEINRTTPKTQSSLLEAMNEAQVSIDHATYPLPRPFMVLATQNPREYEGTYPLPESQLDRFLLRIRIGYPEAPDEKAILRGAAAPPETLAPALDSAAVVALQEQTGRVRVEESILDYLMRLVAATRTSPLLSLGVSPRGSLALLRAAQASALADGREYVVPDDIKRLAVAVLAHRVILRAGGIDGDAAVRSILQEIPVPR, from the coding sequence GTGAGCGATTCGCGCGGCTCGATCGCCCGGCTCGAGGCCAGCATCGTCCGGTGCATCGTCGGCAAGCCCGAGGTGGTCCGCCTGGCCGTCGTGGGGCTTCTGGCCCGCGGCCACGTGCTGATCGAGGACGCGCCGGGAGTGGGCAAGACGACGCTGGCCGCCGCCCTGGCCCGTTCCATCGGCGGCCAGTTCCAGCGCATCCAGTTCACCTCCGACATGCTGCCGTCCGATATTCTGGGCGTCTCGGTGTGGCAGCCCGACCGCGCAGAGTTCATCTTCAAGCCGGGTCCGCTCTTTGCGAACATCGTCCTCGCGGACGAGATCAACCGGACGACGCCGAAGACCCAATCGAGCCTCCTGGAGGCGATGAACGAGGCGCAGGTCTCCATCGACCACGCGACCTACCCGCTGCCGCGGCCGTTCATGGTGCTCGCGACCCAGAACCCCCGGGAGTACGAGGGCACGTATCCGCTCCCCGAGTCCCAGCTCGACCGGTTCCTGCTGCGCATCCGCATCGGCTATCCCGAGGCCCCGGACGAGAAGGCGATCCTCCGCGGCGCCGCCGCGCCCCCCGAAACGCTGGCGCCGGCCCTCGACAGCGCCGCCGTCGTCGCGCTCCAGGAGCAGACCGGGCGCGTGCGTGTGGAAGAGTCGATCCTCGATTACCTGATGAGGCTCGTGGCCGCCACGCGCACGTCGCCCCTGCTGAGTCTCGGCGTCAGCCCCCGCGGGTCGCTGGCCCTGCTCCGGGCGGCCCAGGCCTCCGCGCTGGCCGATGGCCGCGAGTACGTGGTGCCCGACGACATCAAGCGGCTCGCCGTCGCGGTGCTCGCCCACCGCGTGATCCTCCGCGCCGGCGGGATCGACGGCGACGCGGCGGTCCGCTCCATCCTGCAGGAAATCCCCGTCCCGCGGTGA
- a CDS encoding DUF58 domain-containing protein: MAFWWPPRFLRPHRTIHPTREGWWCLLVAVGLGFTAINSGNNMLYLLESMLLALIIVSGVLSEQSMRRLRLAALVPDEIYAGRPAMLGATVANAKRRLPARSIALEILDGRRVIYLPRLAAGAERVVTWEQTFPARGRQRVAGLRVTTRFPFGLFVKAGPVQLQSEIVVYPAVGPVAADRLRPTAGAAAAALRRRGRGQDLHNLREYQDGDDPRLIHWRVTAKTGVTTVRELEAEAAGDVRLVLRGTGARDPVRLERGLSEAASLAGHFTRQGAAVSLVGAGLSVRRGRGREHERQLLTALALYAPGSPGLAPAPRDVREPERPMREIAVDLD, from the coding sequence GTGGCGTTCTGGTGGCCACCGCGCTTCCTCCGGCCCCACCGCACGATCCATCCGACGCGCGAGGGCTGGTGGTGTCTGCTCGTCGCGGTCGGGCTCGGCTTCACCGCGATCAACAGCGGCAATAATATGCTCTACCTGCTGGAGTCCATGCTGCTGGCGCTCATCATCGTCTCGGGCGTCCTCTCGGAGCAGTCCATGCGCCGGCTCCGGCTCGCCGCCCTCGTGCCCGACGAGATCTACGCGGGACGCCCGGCCATGCTGGGCGCCACCGTGGCCAACGCCAAGCGTCGCCTGCCCGCCCGCTCGATCGCACTGGAGATTCTCGACGGGAGGCGGGTGATCTATCTGCCCCGCTTGGCTGCGGGCGCCGAACGGGTGGTGACGTGGGAGCAGACCTTCCCGGCGCGGGGCCGACAGCGGGTGGCCGGGCTCCGCGTGACGACGCGGTTTCCTTTCGGGCTGTTCGTCAAGGCCGGGCCGGTCCAGCTCCAGTCGGAGATCGTCGTCTACCCGGCGGTGGGGCCGGTGGCGGCCGACCGCCTCCGCCCGACCGCGGGCGCCGCCGCCGCCGCCCTCCGGCGCCGCGGCCGCGGCCAGGACCTGCACAACCTGCGTGAGTACCAGGACGGCGACGATCCGCGACTGATCCACTGGCGCGTGACCGCCAAGACTGGAGTGACGACGGTGCGTGAGCTGGAGGCGGAGGCAGCCGGCGACGTGCGGCTGGTCCTGCGGGGAACGGGCGCGCGCGATCCGGTGCGGCTCGAGCGCGGGCTCTCGGAGGCGGCATCGCTGGCCGGACATTTCACCCGGCAGGGCGCCGCGGTGTCGCTTGTCGGGGCCGGGCTGTCCGTCCGGCGGGGCCGTGGCCGGGAGCACGAACGCCAGCTCCTCACGGCGCTCGCGCTCTACGCGCCTGGGAGCCCGGGGCTCGCGCCAGCTCCCCGGGACGTGCGCGAGCCGGAAAGGCCGATGCGCGAGATCGCGGTGGACCTCGACTGA
- a CDS encoding DUF3488 and transglutaminase-like domain-containing protein: MSAERALRIAAYLVVATGVAALYLGALIGPLGLALVALALGIGWRLRERAHPTAALGGVLAAGVVVFAGVDFLYLAESPFDAFVHLLVLLVLLRLGTARRPRDFRDAGLLAFFMLVASSAITVGLEFFFVLVAFLVAGICMLLLAHELSETERAGAADPLPVGAGLVGLGLAASAGALLTTLGLFFVIPRVGEATVALRSAARRTPIGFSDRVELGAIGELETDAAVAMRVYLADGPPSPDLLPRLRWRGVALDRFDGRAWSAQLHRRVPLLRSPGGPLELGTARGTGRLVTQEVFLEPIGTDALFAAPHAVRLRIRGGALADDMGAISVPTPLGRVQYTVESEVGRAWPERLGSVDAARYLQLPSLPPRIPALAREVSAGAGNATATALALTNFLSREFRYTLKLERTTALEPLEEFLFVRRAGNCEYFATALAVMLRSLGIPARVITGFQQGEWNPYGQHFLVRMGDAHAWVEAYLAGAGWVTFDPSPRGSAGAFATSSGAGLWIDALRLRWYRYIVNWSRQDQVRVAATLRRAAWTAQPWRVPWRASGDGSNAALLALALATGGLAWLVWRHARPGAVRIPPPAVPDFYRRALRCLARRGLRPAPAETAREFSARVGAETPARAAPFAVITAAYEAVRFGSATLSALDTARMDACLGALAHFRP; encoded by the coding sequence ATGTCGGCCGAGCGCGCGCTGAGAATCGCGGCCTACCTGGTGGTGGCCACGGGCGTCGCCGCCTTGTACCTCGGCGCGCTGATCGGCCCGCTCGGCCTCGCTCTCGTCGCGCTGGCCCTGGGAATCGGCTGGCGGCTCCGCGAGCGCGCCCACCCGACCGCCGCGCTCGGCGGCGTGCTCGCCGCCGGCGTCGTCGTCTTCGCGGGGGTCGACTTCCTCTACCTCGCCGAGAGCCCGTTCGACGCGTTCGTGCACCTCCTGGTTCTGCTGGTGCTCCTCCGGCTCGGCACCGCCCGACGGCCGCGGGACTTCCGGGACGCGGGGCTGCTCGCCTTCTTCATGCTGGTGGCGTCGTCCGCGATCACCGTCGGCCTGGAGTTCTTCTTCGTCCTCGTCGCCTTCCTGGTCGCCGGCATCTGCATGCTCCTCCTGGCCCACGAGCTGTCCGAGACCGAGCGCGCCGGCGCGGCCGACCCGCTCCCGGTGGGCGCCGGCCTGGTGGGCCTGGGTCTGGCGGCCTCGGCGGGCGCGCTGCTCACGACCCTCGGTCTCTTCTTCGTCATCCCGCGAGTCGGCGAGGCGACCGTCGCGCTACGGAGCGCCGCGCGCCGGACGCCCATCGGGTTCAGCGACCGCGTGGAGCTGGGCGCGATCGGCGAGCTGGAGACCGACGCCGCGGTGGCCATGCGCGTCTATCTGGCGGACGGGCCGCCCTCGCCGGATCTGCTCCCACGGCTCCGCTGGCGCGGCGTCGCCCTCGATCGCTTCGATGGCCGCGCGTGGAGCGCCCAGCTTCACCGCCGCGTTCCCCTGCTGCGCTCCCCCGGCGGTCCGCTGGAGCTCGGCACCGCGCGGGGCACGGGCCGGCTCGTCACGCAAGAGGTCTTCCTGGAGCCGATCGGCACGGACGCCCTCTTCGCCGCCCCGCACGCCGTGCGCCTGCGGATCCGCGGCGGCGCGCTGGCGGACGACATGGGCGCCATCTCCGTTCCCACTCCGCTGGGCCGCGTGCAGTACACCGTGGAGTCGGAGGTGGGGCGCGCCTGGCCCGAGCGGCTGGGGAGCGTCGATGCCGCGCGCTACCTGCAGCTGCCGTCGCTGCCGCCGCGGATCCCGGCCCTGGCCCGCGAGGTCAGCGCGGGCGCGGGCAACGCGACGGCCACCGCCCTGGCGCTCACCAATTTTCTCTCCCGGGAGTTCCGCTACACGCTCAAGCTCGAGCGCACCACGGCGCTCGAGCCGCTCGAGGAGTTCCTCTTCGTGCGTCGGGCGGGCAACTGCGAGTACTTCGCTACCGCGCTGGCCGTCATGCTCCGCTCGCTGGGCATCCCGGCCCGCGTGATCACCGGCTTTCAGCAGGGAGAGTGGAACCCCTACGGCCAGCACTTCCTGGTCCGGATGGGCGACGCGCACGCCTGGGTCGAGGCCTACCTCGCCGGCGCCGGCTGGGTGACGTTCGATCCATCGCCGCGGGGCAGCGCGGGCGCGTTCGCCACCTCGAGCGGCGCCGGCCTCTGGATCGATGCCCTGCGGCTGCGCTGGTACCGCTACATCGTGAACTGGAGCCGTCAGGATCAGGTGCGGGTCGCGGCCACGCTGCGCCGGGCGGCCTGGACGGCGCAGCCCTGGCGCGTGCCGTGGCGGGCATCGGGCGATGGCTCCAACGCGGCGCTGCTGGCGCTGGCGCTCGCCACGGGTGGCCTGGCCTGGCTCGTCTGGCGCCACGCGCGCCCTGGCGCGGTGCGGATCCCGCCGCCGGCGGTGCCCGACTTCTACCGGCGCGCATTACGCTGCCTGGCGCGACGGGGGTTGCGTCCGGCGCCGGCAGAGACGGCGCGCGAGTTTTCCGCCCGCGTCGGTGCGGAGACGCCGGCTCGGGCCGCGCCGTTCGCGGTGATCACGGCGGCATACGAGGCCGTGAGGTTCGGCTCGGCGACGCTCTCTGCGTTGGACACGGCCCGGATGGATGCGTGTCTCGGGGCCCTGGCCCACTTCCGGCCCTGA
- a CDS encoding carboxypeptidase-like regulatory domain-containing protein codes for MAGEEIGNQSLGGTSWLSALRQPLTKVQAIVGITAGMLSVGGALFPLVGLTRVATHGEFVGVVQDARSRRPLIKATVEIVTAQNAIVTTLVSMDDGRVRQRLKEGQYRVRVTYPRFVPEVRQVLVIAGQTAEVHLALAPRPLPPPPPAKPVEKPGAVRRFFRNLGI; via the coding sequence ATGGCTGGAGAAGAGATCGGCAACCAGAGCCTCGGGGGGACCTCCTGGCTCTCCGCCCTGAGACAGCCGCTCACGAAGGTCCAGGCGATCGTGGGCATCACGGCCGGGATGCTCTCCGTGGGAGGCGCTCTCTTCCCGCTGGTCGGACTTACCAGGGTTGCGACGCACGGTGAGTTCGTGGGGGTCGTGCAGGACGCGCGCTCGCGCCGGCCCCTCATCAAGGCGACCGTCGAGATCGTGACGGCGCAGAACGCCATCGTGACGACCCTGGTCTCCATGGACGACGGGCGCGTCCGCCAGAGGCTGAAGGAAGGCCAGTACCGGGTGCGCGTGACCTACCCCCGGTTCGTTCCGGAAGTCCGGCAGGTGCTGGTCATTGCAGGCCAGACCGCCGAAGTGCACCTCGCGCTGGCCCCGCGTCCCCTCCCGCCGCCTCCCCCGGCGAAGCCCGTGGAAAAGCCGGGCGCGGTCCGGCGGTTCTTCCGCAACCTCGGGATCTAG
- the pyrE gene encoding orotate phosphoribosyltransferase: MTERETLVLYEKTGALMHGHFRLTSGLHSDVYLQSALVLQHPEHAATLGAALAAPFRDARVATVLAPAIGGILVAHEVARALGARSLFTEREGGVMSLRRGFTLGPGERCLVVEDVITTGGSTREVVECVERHGGGVVGVGSLIDRSGGAARFSVKHVALARVAAATWQPEECPLCKGGSQAIKPGSRA; the protein is encoded by the coding sequence ATGACCGAGCGCGAGACGCTCGTCCTCTACGAGAAGACCGGCGCCCTCATGCACGGCCACTTCCGGCTGACCTCCGGCCTGCACTCGGACGTTTATCTACAATCGGCGCTCGTGCTCCAGCACCCCGAGCACGCCGCCACGCTGGGCGCCGCCCTGGCCGCGCCCTTCCGGGACGCGCGCGTCGCGACGGTGCTGGCGCCCGCCATCGGCGGCATCCTCGTCGCCCACGAGGTCGCGCGGGCCCTGGGCGCGCGCTCTCTCTTCACCGAGCGCGAGGGCGGCGTGATGAGCCTGCGCCGCGGCTTCACGCTCGGCCCGGGCGAGCGCTGCCTGGTCGTCGAGGACGTCATCACCACGGGCGGCTCCACGCGCGAGGTGGTCGAATGCGTGGAACGGCACGGCGGCGGCGTGGTGGGGGTGGGCTCGCTGATCGATCGCAGCGGCGGCGCGGCCCGGTTCTCGGTGAAGCACGTCGCGCTGGCGCGGGTGGCGGCGGCGACCTGGCAGCCCGAGGAGTGCCCGCTCTGCAAGGGCGGCAGTCAGGCCATCAAGCCCGGCAGCCGCGCGTAG
- the pyrF gene encoding orotidine-5'-phosphate decarboxylase, with product MAPPDPSERLLVALDVESLADASALLDRLAGVLSRCKIGNQLFTAAGPAAVELARKRGFGVFLDLKFHDIPNTVAGAVREATRLGVFMLNVHASGGVAMMRAAAEAATKAATDFGVPRPLCLGVTVVTSLDRRALDVEVGVPSTVEAHVLHLARLAREAGLDGCVASPREITPLRLALGKGWVIVTPGVRMLDRGAPTRPPGSPNADDQARTATPAAAIRAGADYLVVGRPITAAPDPTAAARAILEECRQA from the coding sequence GTGGCGCCGCCTGACCCGTCCGAGCGCCTGCTGGTCGCGCTCGACGTCGAGAGCCTCGCCGACGCCTCGGCCCTGCTCGACCGGCTGGCCGGCGTCCTCAGCCGGTGCAAGATCGGCAACCAGCTCTTCACGGCGGCGGGACCGGCGGCGGTGGAGCTGGCGCGGAAGCGCGGCTTCGGCGTGTTCCTGGACCTCAAGTTCCACGACATCCCGAACACGGTGGCGGGGGCCGTGCGGGAAGCGACGCGCCTGGGCGTCTTCATGCTCAACGTCCACGCCAGCGGCGGGGTCGCCATGATGCGCGCCGCCGCCGAGGCGGCTACGAAGGCGGCCACGGACTTCGGCGTGCCCCGGCCCCTCTGCCTCGGCGTCACGGTGGTGACGAGCCTCGACCGCCGCGCGCTCGACGTCGAGGTCGGAGTGCCCTCGACGGTCGAGGCCCATGTCCTCCACCTCGCCCGGCTGGCTCGCGAGGCGGGCCTCGACGGCTGCGTCGCCTCTCCCCGGGAGATCACGCCGCTCCGGCTGGCCCTGGGCAAGGGCTGGGTCATCGTGACGCCGGGCGTTCGGATGTTGGACCGGGGGGCCCCGACACGGCCCCCCGGATCCCCCAACGCTGATGATCAGGCGCGGACGGCAACGCCGGCGGCGGCCATCCGCGCCGGCGCCGACTACCTCGTCGTGGGCCGTCCCATCACCGCTGCGCCGGACCCGACCGCCGCCGCGCGCGCGATCCTGGAGGAGTGTCGACAAGCATGA
- the carB gene encoding carbamoyl-phosphate synthase large subunit: MPKRTDLRKILIIGSGPIVIGQACEFDYSGTQACKALREEGFEVVLVNSNPATIMTDPEMAHRTYIEPLTPEVAAKIIERERPQALLPTLGGQTGLNLAVALAEDGTLDRFGVELIGAKLGAIKKAEDRALFKQAMERIGLALPQSRQVRSLEEAREVVRQIGYPVIIRPSFTLGGSGGSIAYNPDELEESIRWGLQTSPVGAALVEESVIGWKEFELEVMRDLADNVVIICSIENVDPMGIHTGDSVTVAPAQTLTDKEYQLMRDAAIAIIREIGVETGGSNIQFAVDPTDGRLVVIEMNPRVSRSSALASKATGFPIAKIAAKLAVGYRLDEIRNDITRETPASFEPVLDYCVVKFPRWAFEKFPEADPTLGPQMKSVGEAMAIGRTFKEALQKALRSLEQDRWGLTLDRQVDEEELRRLLSIPSPDRMFAIGDAYRAGFSTPEIHALTQIDPWFLENMREIVAFEPEIARSALGAPQVLRRAKQMGFADRRIAQLTGTTEHDVRRLRTRQGIVATFKTVDTCAAEFVAHTPYLYSTYEEEDEAPATGRTKVVILGSGPNRIGQGIEFDYCCVHAAFALRELGVEAIMINCNPETVSTDYDTSDRLYFEPLTLEDVLNVVEKERPLGVIVQFGGQTPLKLAVPLQAAGVPILGTSPDAIDRAEDRQRFSALLTELGLTQAAGATARSLEEAQAIAAAIGYPVLVRPSYVLGGRAMQIVHDEEDLRNYMREAVRVSPEHPILLDRFLEDAIEIDVDAVGDGARVVVAGVMEHIEKAGVHSGDAACALPPYSLGDDQVRMLRAQTKTLARALEVVGLINVQFAVRNDVIYVLEVNPRASRTVPFVSKAVGAPLAKVATRAMLGHSIEPLAVVEEREPGHIAVKESVFPFIKFPGVDAVLGPEMKSTGEVMGIDRDFRKAYLKSQLAAGSTLPTSGKVFVTVKNPDKRVVMTLAKRLSEMGFALVATTGTARVLERHGMAVEVIHKVAEGYRPNIIDLMKRGEIALVFNTPEDGRARKDSAVIRRTAVIHQIPYYLTVDGIQAAIGAIEALLKGELGVLSLQEYHGGAA, encoded by the coding sequence GTGCCGAAGCGGACGGACCTCCGCAAGATCCTGATCATCGGCTCGGGGCCGATCGTCATCGGCCAGGCCTGCGAGTTCGACTACTCGGGCACCCAGGCCTGCAAGGCCCTCCGCGAGGAAGGCTTCGAGGTCGTCCTGGTCAACTCCAATCCGGCCACGATCATGACCGATCCGGAGATGGCCCACCGCACCTACATCGAGCCGCTCACGCCGGAGGTCGCCGCCAAGATCATCGAGCGCGAGCGGCCCCAGGCGCTGCTGCCCACCCTCGGCGGGCAAACAGGGCTGAACCTCGCGGTGGCGCTGGCCGAGGACGGCACCCTCGATCGCTTCGGGGTGGAGCTCATCGGCGCCAAGCTCGGGGCCATCAAGAAGGCGGAGGACCGCGCCCTCTTCAAGCAGGCGATGGAGCGGATCGGCCTGGCCCTGCCGCAGTCCCGGCAGGTCCGGAGCCTGGAGGAGGCGCGAGAGGTCGTGCGGCAGATCGGCTACCCGGTGATCATCCGCCCCTCCTTCACGCTGGGCGGCAGCGGCGGCTCTATTGCCTACAACCCCGACGAGCTGGAGGAGTCGATCCGCTGGGGGCTCCAGACCTCGCCGGTGGGTGCCGCCCTGGTCGAGGAGTCGGTCATCGGATGGAAGGAGTTCGAGCTGGAGGTGATGCGCGACCTGGCCGACAACGTCGTCATCATCTGCTCGATCGAAAATGTGGATCCCATGGGAATCCACACAGGCGATTCGGTCACTGTCGCTCCCGCCCAGACTCTCACCGACAAAGAGTATCAACTGATGCGCGACGCCGCCATCGCGATCATCAGAGAGATCGGCGTCGAGACCGGCGGCTCCAACATCCAGTTCGCGGTTGACCCTACCGACGGCCGCCTGGTCGTCATCGAGATGAACCCGCGGGTGTCGCGCTCCTCGGCGCTGGCCTCGAAGGCGACCGGCTTCCCCATCGCCAAGATCGCGGCCAAGCTCGCGGTGGGCTACAGACTGGACGAGATCCGCAACGACATCACCCGCGAGACCCCGGCCTCCTTCGAGCCGGTGCTGGACTACTGCGTCGTGAAGTTCCCCCGCTGGGCGTTCGAGAAGTTCCCGGAGGCCGACCCTACGCTCGGCCCCCAGATGAAGTCCGTGGGCGAGGCGATGGCCATCGGACGCACCTTCAAGGAGGCGCTGCAGAAGGCCCTCCGCTCGCTCGAACAGGACCGCTGGGGCCTCACGCTGGACCGCCAGGTCGATGAGGAGGAGCTCCGGCGCCTGCTGAGCATCCCCAGCCCCGACCGCATGTTCGCGATCGGCGACGCCTACCGGGCCGGGTTCTCGACGCCGGAGATCCACGCGCTGACGCAGATCGACCCCTGGTTCCTGGAGAACATGCGGGAGATCGTGGCCTTCGAGCCCGAGATCGCCCGGAGCGCGCTGGGCGCCCCGCAGGTGCTGCGCCGGGCCAAGCAGATGGGCTTCGCCGACCGGCGGATCGCCCAGCTCACCGGGACGACCGAGCACGACGTGCGGCGGTTGCGCACGCGGCAGGGCATCGTCGCCACCTTCAAGACCGTCGACACCTGTGCCGCGGAGTTCGTCGCCCACACGCCCTACCTCTACTCGACCTACGAGGAGGAGGACGAAGCGCCGGCCACCGGCCGGACGAAGGTGGTCATCCTGGGCTCGGGGCCCAACCGGATCGGACAGGGCATCGAGTTCGACTACTGCTGCGTCCACGCCGCCTTCGCCCTGCGCGAGCTGGGCGTGGAAGCGATCATGATCAACTGCAACCCCGAAACCGTCTCCACCGACTACGACACCTCCGACCGGCTCTACTTCGAGCCGCTCACCCTCGAGGACGTGCTGAACGTCGTCGAGAAGGAGCGCCCGCTCGGCGTCATCGTCCAGTTCGGCGGCCAGACGCCGCTCAAGCTGGCCGTGCCCCTGCAGGCGGCGGGCGTGCCCATCCTCGGCACCTCCCCCGACGCCATCGACCGGGCCGAGGACCGCCAGCGCTTCAGCGCGCTCCTCACCGAGCTGGGCCTGACCCAGGCCGCCGGCGCCACCGCCCGCTCGCTGGAGGAGGCGCAGGCCATCGCCGCCGCCATCGGCTATCCCGTGCTGGTGCGGCCGTCCTACGTGCTCGGGGGGCGGGCGATGCAGATCGTACACGATGAGGAGGATCTGAGGAACTACATGCGCGAGGCCGTCCGGGTCTCGCCCGAGCACCCCATCCTTCTCGACCGCTTCCTGGAGGACGCCATCGAGATCGACGTGGACGCGGTCGGCGACGGCGCGCGGGTGGTCGTGGCGGGCGTGATGGAGCACATCGAGAAGGCCGGCGTCCACTCGGGCGACGCTGCCTGCGCGCTGCCCCCCTACTCGCTGGGCGACGACCAGGTCCGGATGCTCCGTGCGCAGACGAAAACGCTGGCCCGCGCGCTCGAGGTCGTCGGCCTCATCAACGTGCAGTTCGCCGTCCGCAACGACGTCATCTACGTGCTGGAGGTCAACCCGCGCGCCTCGCGGACCGTGCCGTTCGTGTCGAAGGCGGTCGGGGCGCCGCTGGCCAAGGTCGCCACCCGCGCGATGCTCGGCCACTCGATCGAGCCGCTGGCCGTGGTGGAGGAGCGGGAGCCCGGCCACATCGCCGTCAAGGAGTCGGTCTTCCCCTTCATCAAGTTCCCGGGCGTAGACGCGGTGCTCGGCCCCGAGATGAAATCCACGGGCGAGGTGATGGGCATCGACCGCGACTTCCGGAAGGCCTATCTGAAGTCGCAGCTGGCCGCGGGCTCGACGCTGCCCACGTCGGGCAAGGTCTTCGTCACCGTCAAGAACCCGGACAAGCGCGTGGTGATGACGCTGGCCAAGCGGCTCTCCGAGATGGGCTTCGCGCTCGTCGCCACGACGGGGACGGCGCGCGTTCTCGAACGTCACGGGATGGCGGTGGAGGTGATCCACAAGGTCGCCGAAGGCTATCGCCCCAATATCATCGACCTCATGAAGCGGGGCGAGATCGCGCTGGTGTTCAACACGCCCGAGGACGGCCGCGCCCGCAAGGACTCGGCGGTGATCCGCCGGACCGCGGTGATCCACCAGATTCCCTACTACCTGACCGTGGACGGCATCCAGGCGGCGATCGGTGCCATCGAGGCGCTGCTGAAGGGCGAGCTGGGGGTGCTGAGCCTCCAGGAGTATCACGGTGGCGCCGCCTGA